The DNA window CAGCGGCATGGCTAGGTCTTGCGCTCATCGCGCTTGTGCCGGTTTTTCCATTCCTCCCGGGTGATGGCGAGGACGGCGTTCGGCTCCATCCTGCCATCCCGCCCCGGGCGTTCTTCTTTTCCCACCACACTGCCACCGACCTTCTCTACCGCTCGTTGCGAACGCAGATTGTTCTCGCCGACGATGAAGAGCACGCGGTCGACAAAGCGGAAAGCGTGGTCGAGCATCAGCGCCTTCAATTCACCGTTGTACTCGCCGCCCCAGAACGCGCGTTCCAGGAACGTCCAGCCGACTTCCACCTGGCGTTGCTCCACGTCGAGCCGCGCGTAGCGCGATGAACCGATGATCCTTCCCGTCTTGCATTCGATCACGGCGAAGGCGCCGCGCGATTCGAGGGCCGAGTCGAAGAAACTTTGGAACACGTCGCGCTGGTAGCGGTCGCTCTCCGGATGCTGCTCCCAGATCAGCGGATCGCTCGCCGCTTGGTAGAGCGCGTCGAAGTCCTGCGGCGCCAGCGGACGCAACTCGAGCAGCTTTCCCTGCAAGCGCGGCTGAAGGTCGAAAGTCAATTTTGAGTCCTCAAGACTTGAGGTTCTCCCGCAATATCCCGATGTCCTTGTCGCCACGCCCGCTGATGTTCACGATCACTACGTCGGACTTCTTCATCTTGGGCGCGCGCTTCACCAGCTCCGCCACTGCGTGCGCGGACTCGAGCGCCGGGATGATGCCTTCCGTCCGTGCCAGCAGCGTGCACGCGGCCAGCGCCTCGGCGTCCGAAGCGGCCACGTACTCGGCGCGACCGGAATCGTGCAGCGCGGCATGTTCCGGACCGATGGCCGGATAATCCAGGCCGGCGGAGACCGAATGCGTGCTCGCCACCTGCCCGGCCTCGTCTTGCAGCACGTAAGAATACGTTCCCTGCAGCACACCGGGCGCGCCACCTTCTCCGAGGAAGCGTGCCGCATGTTCGCCCACGCGTGCGCTTCTGCCGCCCGCCTCCACCCCGATCAACTGCACGCGCTTGTCGCCGATGAACTGATGGAATATCCCGATCGCGTTCGAGCCGCCGCCCACACATGCGATCACGGCGGCCGGCAGCTTGCCCGCCTGCTGCGTCACCTGCTTGCGCGCCTCGCGCCCGATGACCGACTGGAAATCGCGCACCATGGTGGGATACGGATGCGCGCCCAGCACCGACCCGAGCAGGTAGTGCGTGGTGCGGACGTTGGTCACCCAATCGCGCATGGCTTCATTGATGGCGTCTTTGAGCGTGCGCGACCCGGCCTCCACGCCGCGGACTTCCGCGCCCAGCAGCCGCATGCGGAAGACGTTGAGCTCCTGGCGCCGCATATCTTCGGTGCCCATGTAGACCACGCACTCAAGATCAAACAGGGCGCACACCGTGGCTGTAGCTACCCCGTGCTGCCCCGCACCGGTCTCCGCGATGATGCGCCGCTTGTTCATGCGCTTCGCCAGCAGCGCCTGTCCCAGGCAGTTGTTGATCTTGTGCGCGCCGGTGTGCAGCAGGTCTTCGCGCTTGAGATAGATCTGCGCGCCGCCCAATTCGCGCGTGAGCCGCGCAGCAAAGTAAAGCGGCGTAGGACGTCCCGCGTACTGCACCAGCAGCTCGTGCAACTCGCGCTGGAACCTGCGATCGCGCTTTGCCTTGGCGTATGCGCGCTCCAATTCCTCGAGCGCGGCAACGAGTGTTTCCGGCACGTAGCGCCCGCCATAGGCGCCAAAGCGTCCGGGAGCCGCGGCGGAGCTGGTTCGTGGAAACATAGTTCGCGGAGACATAGTTCGCGGAGACATAAATCGCCTAGAGCGTGGCCTCGACCTCGCGGACTTTATCGATGAAGCTGCGCACCGCCGCTTCGTCTTTCACGCCCGGCTGCTTCTCCACGCCGCTGACGACGTCCACGCCCCACGGCCGCAGCTTGCGGATAGCGTCTTGCACATTCCCCGGCCGCAGGCCGCCGGCGATGACGAAGCGCAGCTTGTCGTTCTGCTTGAACTGCTCCATCAGCGCAGCCGCGGCGTCCCAATCGAAGGGCTTGCCCGAGCCGCCGCGGACCGTCGCCGGGGAATCGAGCAGGAAGGCGTCGATGAGTTCGCCGGCCGCGGCGAACTGGCGGATCTTCTCCGCCGCACCCTCGTCCATGCGGATCGCCTTGAAGATGCGCGTGACACGCCGCCGCTCCGGATATCCAGTTGCCTCCGCGCTGGGCCCGCCGGGGAACAGCTCGCGCACGTACTGCGGTGTCTCATCGCCGTGCAGCTGCACTGCCGTCATGCCGGCCCGAGTCACGACCTCGCGCACGCGTTCCGGTTTCTCGTTCACGAACACTCCTACCCGCTGCAGGCTCGCGGGCAAGTGCGCCACGATGTTGCGCGCGTCGAGGGGCGCGATGCGGCGCGGCCCGGAGGCGAAGATGAACCCCACGGAATTCGCGCCCGCCGCCACCGCACTCTCGGCATCTTCCACGCTGGTGGTGCCGCAGATCTTTATCCAGATGTTCTTCAACCGGCTGTTCATGGTTCTTTTGTCCCTCGCATCGCCTCATTCGCGGCACTTGGCGGCGGCGTACCCATCTCCGCGAGCAAGTGGCGCAGCGCGGCGCCGGGATCCTCCGCCCGCATCAGCGATTCGCCGATGAGGAAGGCGGCATAGCCCGCCGCACGCAGCGTGCGGATATCTGCGGCGCTCTGGATGCCGCTCTCCGCCACCTTCAGCGTGCTCGCCGGAAGTTTGTCCGCCAGGTCGAGCGCCACCCGCAGGTCCACCTCGAAGGTCTTCAGGTTGCGGCAGTTCACCCCGATAAGGTCGGCGCCGATGGCGGCGGCGCGTCCTATCTCCGCTTCATCATGCACCTCGACCAGCGCGTCGAGCCCGAGGTGGCGCGCTTGCCCGTGCAGCGCCCGCAACTCGGCCCAGGTCAGCGACGCCGCGATCAGCAGCACTGCGTCGGCGCTATTCGCGCGGGCTTCGAGCAACTGGAATTCGTCGACGATGAAGTCTTTGCGCAGACAAGGCAGCTCCGTTGCGGCCGATGCCTCGCGCAAATAGGCCAGCGATCCCTGGAAGTGAGCTTCCTCAGTGAGAATAGAAAGGCAGCTCGCACCGGCGGCGGCGAGCCCAGTGGCCAGGCGTCCCACAGGAAAGCTGCCGCGGATCACGCCCTTCGAGGGCGAAGCCTTCTTCAGCTCCGCAATGATGGCCGCCGGCCGGCCCGACTCCGTAGCTCGCGCCAGCGCCCGCCGAAAACCCCGCGGCGTGTGCGCCTCGGCAC is part of the Acidobacteriota bacterium genome and encodes:
- the trpB gene encoding tryptophan synthase subunit beta translates to MFPRTSSAAAPGRFGAYGGRYVPETLVAALEELERAYAKAKRDRRFQRELHELLVQYAGRPTPLYFAARLTRELGGAQIYLKREDLLHTGAHKINNCLGQALLAKRMNKRRIIAETGAGQHGVATATVCALFDLECVVYMGTEDMRRQELNVFRMRLLGAEVRGVEAGSRTLKDAINEAMRDWVTNVRTTHYLLGSVLGAHPYPTMVRDFQSVIGREARKQVTQQAGKLPAAVIACVGGGSNAIGIFHQFIGDKRVQLIGVEAGGRSARVGEHAARFLGEGGAPGVLQGTYSYVLQDEAGQVASTHSVSAGLDYPAIGPEHAALHDSGRAEYVAASDAEALAACTLLARTEGIIPALESAHAVAELVKRAPKMKKSDVVIVNISGRGDKDIGILRENLKS
- a CDS encoding phosphoribosylanthranilate isomerase; the encoded protein is MNSRLKNIWIKICGTTSVEDAESAVAAGANSVGFIFASGPRRIAPLDARNIVAHLPASLQRVGVFVNEKPERVREVVTRAGMTAVQLHGDETPQYVRELFPGGPSAEATGYPERRRVTRIFKAIRMDEGAAEKIRQFAAAGELIDAFLLDSPATVRGGSGKPFDWDAAAALMEQFKQNDKLRFVIAGGLRPGNVQDAIRKLRPWGVDVVSGVEKQPGVKDEAAVRSFIDKVREVEATL
- the trpC gene encoding indole-3-glycerol phosphate synthase TrpC, whose protein sequence is MPVTLDEIVAARRREVEQAKASTDLDELRRRAEAHTPRGFRRALARATESGRPAAIIAELKKASPSKGVIRGSFPVGRLATGLAAAGASCLSILTEEAHFQGSLAYLREASAATELPCLRKDFIVDEFQLLEARANSADAVLLIAASLTWAELRALHGQARHLGLDALVEVHDEAEIGRAAAIGADLIGVNCRNLKTFEVDLRVALDLADKLPASTLKVAESGIQSAADIRTLRAAGYAAFLIGESLMRAEDPGAALRHLLAEMGTPPPSAANEAMRGTKEP
- a CDS encoding GNAT family N-acetyltransferase; this translates as MTFDLQPRLQGKLLELRPLAPQDFDALYQAASDPLIWEQHPESDRYQRDVFQSFFDSALESRGAFAVIECKTGRIIGSSRYARLDVEQRQVEVGWTFLERAFWGGEYNGELKALMLDHAFRFVDRVLFIVGENNLRSQRAVEKVGGSVVGKEERPGRDGRMEPNAVLAITREEWKNRHKRDERKT